A genomic stretch from Setaria viridis chromosome 1, Setaria_viridis_v4.0, whole genome shotgun sequence includes:
- the LOC117841696 gene encoding uncharacterized protein translates to MVGSTAPPPQMEDASRVPPLPGGAEEYVRDSIHSSLGLPVSDRSLRLKLLASEDQRHRLQDHVFSLEEDLRAAHRRIDLLKAEAAMNAAGLRRCVEDKEAMAAAYAELNAKCAKECDLYERDLERAMESCDDLARENNDLRARLNQNADLAALTARVQELERDKEALKMNLDTAEAEVITLSEDNRVLDEENKRLLGLLEKERQRRSERKKSASTSTKNKRKSSSLRDGSPAGRALDFGGADSSRHPLSPLPHNSPDYRAHKK, encoded by the exons ATGGTGGGATccactgctccgccgccgcagatGGAGGATGCTAGTAGGGTTCCGCCTCTCCCCGGCGGTGCGGAGGAGTACGTGCGCGACTCCATCCACAGCTCCCTGGGCCTCCCCGTCTCCGACCGCTCCCTCCGCCTCAAGCTCCTCGCCTCCGAGgaccagcgccaccgcctccagGACCACGTCTTCTCGCTCGAGGAGGACCTCCGCGCAGCCCACCGCCGCATCGACCTCCTCAAG GCTGAGGCCGCCATgaacgccgccggcctccgccgctgcgTCGAGGACAAGGAGGCTATGGCCGCCGCATATGCCGAACTCAACGCCAAGTGCGCCAAGGAGTGCGATCTCTACGAGCGAGACCTCGAGCGCGCTATGGAGTCCTGCGACGACCTCGCCAGGGAGAACAACGACCTGCGCGCACGCCTCAACCAAAACGCAGAT TTGGCAGCATTGACGGCTCGAGTGCAAGAACTAGAGAGGGATAAGGAGGCTCTGAAAATGAATCTTGATACAGCAGAGGCGGAG GTCATCACGCTGAGTGAGGACAACAGGGTTCTCGACGAAGAGAACAAAAGGCTGCTGGGTTTGTTGGAGAAAGAGCGACAACGCCGGTCCGAGAGAAAGAAATCTGCCAGCACATCCACCAAG AATAAGCGCAAGTCGTCTAGCTTGAGGGATGGCAGCCCAGCTGGTCGGGCACTTGATTTCGGTGGTGCAGATTCATCAAGGCATCCTCTGTCGCCGCTGCCGCACAACTCCCCGGACTACAGGGCGCACAAGAAATGA